Within Paenibacillus sp. RUD330, the genomic segment GAAGCGGCGCTTAGGCAGGCAGCGAGAGCCGAGGTGGATCGATTGCGTATCAATAAATGGATCAGCGAAACGGGGTTCTGCTCCCGCAGGGAAGCGGACAAGCTGGTAGAAGGCGGACAGGTTACGATCAACGGCGCGCTTGCCGTCCTGGGATCCCAAGTCCAGGATGGCGACGAGGTCCGGGTGAAGGACGAGCTGGTATCCGTCCATCGGGGCCATGTCTATCTGGCTCTGAACAAGCCGGTGGGCATCACGTCGACGACGGAGTCCCACATCGAAGGCAACATCGTCGATTTTGTCGGCCATAAGGAAAGGATCTTCCCGATCGGACGCCTGGACAAGGATTCCGAGGGTCTGATTCTGCTCACCAACGACGGAGACATCGTCAACCGGATTCTCCGCGCGGAAGGCCGCCATGAGAAGGAGTACGTCGTGACCATCGACCAGCCGGTCACGCCGATGTTCCTGAAGGGAATGAGCGAGGGGGTCCGCATCCTCGGCAGCATGACGCTGCCCTGCAAGGTGACCAAGGTCGGAGAGAGGACCTTCCGGATCATTCTCACCGAGGGCAAGAACCGGCAGATCCGGCGCATGTGCAGCGCCTTCGGCTACAAGGTGCGCCGGCTGCAGCGGCTGCGGATCATGAACATCCAGCTCGGCAGCCTGCCGGTCGGCAAGTGGCGCGATCTCAGCCGCGAGGAGCTGCAGCAGCTGTTCTCCGATCTGGACTATGAGCCGGCTTCGCCCGCAGGAAGCCGGAGCTGAGACGGCGGCAGGAATCAAGCTGCCGATGGAGCCGTTTGAGGGTGTCCAGGAAATCGTTTGCCTCCCTTGGCTCCGCCGCCGAGCGTGGCCCGCGCGAGCCATGCTGAAAAGCCCCGCTTTCTCCGGTTGAACCGGCGGAAGCGGGGCTTTTTGTGATGACGGGCGCTGAAGCGGCGATGACTGGGTACAGCCATGCGAGGGTGGATGCCTGCGCGCCGGCACATTGGTGCAAGAGCTTGCTGCGGTCGGAGGGAGAGGAAGCTCTCCTACTTGAATACTTCCGATACCTCGCTTTTGGCTGAAGGCTCGGCGTAGTTGCGGATGATGGACACCTCGACCCGCCGGTTCTTGGCTCTGCCGACATCGGTGTCGTTGGTGGCCAGAGGCTTGTACTCGCCGTAGCCGACCGCGCTGAAGCGCTTCGGGTCGAGGTTCGAATTGAGCAGGAGGACGTCCATGAAGCGGACGGCGCGCATCGTGCTCAAATCCCAGTTGGAGCTGAATTCCGAATTGTTGATCGGCTGGTTGTCGGTATGGCCCGACACCATGATCTCGTAATTGGGATATTTCTGCAGCATGCCGCCGATGAAGGTGCCGAGCTTGCGGGATTCGGGCTTCACGGCCGCGCTGCCGGAAGGGAACAAGGCGCGGTCGCTGATCGTGATCATCAGGCGGGACTGATTGAGCTTCGTCTCCAGCTGGGTGCTGAGGCCGTTGTCCTTGATGTACTTGTCCACCTGGCGCTTGAGCTTCTCGAGATCTTCCTGCTCCTTGCGCATCAGCTCCTGCATCGCCTTGTCCAGGCTCTGGGAGTCCTGGGTCGACTGCGAGGAGGACTGTCCCTGCTCCTTTTCCTTCTTGTCGGATACCATCGCCTGGGCGTCGATCGACTTGTAGCTCTCGAGGACGCCGTTGCCGCCGCTGAGGGCGATGTTGAAGGCGCGGCTCATCTGCTCGAATTTCTTGGCGTCGACCGAGCTGGAGGCGTAGAGAACGATGAAGAGGGCGAGCAGCAGGGTGAGCAGGTCGGCATAGGGGATGAGCCAGGACTCGTCCACATGCTCTTCGTGGTCGTCGTGCTTATGTTTCTTGCTCAATGAGCTTCCCTTCTTTCGATTCCTGCATTTGGATTCGTTCCTTCGGCGTCAGGTAGACCGACAGCTTCTGGTTGATGGCGATCGTCGAGACGCCCGACTGGATGGAGAGGAGGCCTTCAACCATCATCAGCTTGAGCTGGATCTCGCGCTTGGAGATCCGCTTCAGCTTGTTGGCGATTGGATGCCACAGCACGTAGCCGGTGAAGATGCCGAGCAGCGTCGCGATGAACGCGCCGGCGATCGCATGCGCCAGCTTCTCCATGTCGCTCATGTCCGAGAGGGCCGCGATGAGTCCGACAACGGCTCCGAGAACCCCGAGCGTCGGGGCGTAGGTGCCGGCTTGGGTGAAGATGAGGGCGCCGGCCTTGTGCCTGTCCTCCGTCGCCGCGATGTCCTCGAGCAGCACCTCGCGCACGAAGTCCTGGTCGTTGCCGTCGATGATCATGCGCATGCCGTTCTTCAGGAACGGGTCCTCGATGTCTTCGACCTTCGTCTCCAGGGCGAGCAGTCCTTCGCGGCGGGTTACGGAAGCCCAGTCCGCGAACATGCCGATCAGATTTTGGCGGGAAAGCAGCTTGGGACTGAAGAAGACGAGCTTCAGGAGAGTCGGGAACTTGGCGATCTCCGACATCGGGAAGCCGATGAAGAGCGCCGCGGCCGTTCCGACAATGATGATCATAAATGCCGCTGGGTTAGCGAGATTGTGGAGCGGAGCTCCCTTAAGCACCATGCCGACCAATACGGCCGCAAAACCCAGTACAATACCGATGAATGTGGATTTTTCCATAATACACCCCGTCCAAGAATGGTTGATGACAGGCTCTCCAAGCGCCGAGGCGATGCGGAGCCGAGCCCTTTGTGTCCTATATATCGACTTCTCGGCTGGTTGCGATTAGAGAAATTTTGGCTTTTATTGTGTCACCAGGCGTTAAGGCCCCTCATATCCGTGTACAATAGGAAAATAGATCCGTATTTACAGGAAGGATGGCGGAAGGCATGGGCGTGAAGCATGCGAGGGAATACAAGGAAATATTGGAAGATCTGACGGTCGCGGTGAGCGCGATTCGCGATAGTTACTCCTTTTTCGATATGAGCCAGGAGGATTGGAGCGGGCTTGGCGACCAGGAGAAGCATGAAGTGATGGAGGCGCTGGCGGACGATGTCTTCTACGGCCTCGGCGAGGAGCCGATCCTGCATGTGGGCGAGGGCATCGTCGCCTATAAGCCCAAGTTCCATGTCATTGAGGTGCTGGTGGACGGCAAGGAAGCCCGCATCGTGCGGCTGATCTGAGCCATCGCCGGGAATGGGGATGCGTCAGCCGGGAGCGGGCAGGAATGCGCCGGGAAAGTGGAGATGGAAAAAACGATCAGCCGGATGCGTGCCGCATGCCGGCTGATCGCGATGCGCGAAAAAAGGCTGGGGAAAGGGTTCCCTGCTCTCTCCGGAGCTCTTCGAAAGCTTGTCACGCAAGGGAGAGTCCGATACAATAGCAATTAATGTCAGATTACCTTACATAATTGACCGGTACAGGAGAGGCCCCAGCGATGACGATGGATTCAAGCGAGCGGCCGGAGGCGGACCAGCCGTCCCGCCCGCAGAACCCGAGAGCCTACTATCAGCCGATCCTGGCCCTGGATACCCGGATCGTAACCGGATACGAAGTCCTTGGAAGAGATTGCGGAGCCTTCGGCGCGCGCAGCCTGGGGGCTTATTTCAGCCATCCCGGCGTTTCCGAGGAAGCCAAGAGGGAGCTCGACGCCTTCATCCGGGAGCAGGCGGTGCAGGAGCATGGCCGGATGAGGCGGACCGAGAAGCTGTTCATCAATCTGCAGCCGGGCTGGCTGTCCGGGTGCTCCTCCGGCAGCGTGGACAGCTCGGTCCTTCATATGCTGAAGCTGTTGGAGAGATGGGCCGTCGATCCAGCCCTGATCTGCATCGAAGTGACGGAAGAGGATTTCGACGGTGAAATCGAATGCCTCGTGGGAGCCGTGCGGGAGTTCCGCCGGGCGGGCTGCAGCATCGCCGTCGACGACGTCGGAAGCCGGTTCAGCAATCTGGACCGGATCGCGCATATCCAGCCGGACATGCTCAAGGTCGATATGAATATGGTGTCCAGGAGCGCCCATCACGAAGGCTTCCACGGGGTGCTGAGATCGCTCTCGGCCATCGCCGACGGCATCGGCGCCTCCCTGCTCATGGAAGGGGTCGAGACCCGGCAGGATCTGCAGCGGGCGATATCGGCCGGAGCGCGCTACGTGCAAGGCTATCTGTTCTCGGGAGCGGAGGCTGCCTTCGGCAGCCGGGACCGGTACAAGCGTCTGCTGGACTCGGAGCTGCTGGAGACCAAGCGGAAGCAGGCGGGAGAGGAAAGCGGTCGCTGGAAGCAGGCCGAGGAGCTCGCCTGCGAGGCGGAGCGCCTGCTCCGGGACAGCGGAGGGGAGGGCGGCGAAGAGGCTTTCCTGGCGCCGCTGCTCCGCAAGCTCGATGCAGGCTGCATCCGAGCCTATCTGTGCCGGTCCGACGGCATTCAGCTCTCCGCCAACTACCAGCGGACGGAGGGCGGGTGGATTCAGGAGGAGCGGTATCGGGGCTCGGACTGGAGCTGGCGTCCCTACTTCGTCTACAGCAGCGTGGAGCTGCTGTCCGGACGGCGCTTCGCCATCTCAAGGCCCTATACGGACCTCGACCGGAACGGCCGGGTGCGCACCGTGTCCTTGCCGGCTGGACCGGACATGTTCCTGCTTGTGGACGTCCGGGAGGATGAGCTGGGCTGACGGGAGAGCGTATGGAGGCTGCAGGGAGTCCGAAATGATGGAAGGAATAGAGCCAGTGTCCATCCGTGCGGCTGGATGAATAAGGCTGAGTTCCATCCCAGCCGCTGACGGTCAGCGTCCCTTGTACACCATGCAGTGGAACATCTTCGGTCCTTCCGGCGTTCCCCGCTCGTAGGTGTCGGTCAGCCGGAAGCCGGCTTTCTCGTAGGCGCGCTTCGCACGGCGGTTCCAGATGAGCACTTCGAGGTCGATCTCGTCTCCGGGCTTGCGCCGCTTGGCTTCTTGGACAAGCAGCGAGACGAAGGCCGGGCCGAGCCCGTCTCCGCACAGATCGGGCCGCATCGCCAGACCGAGGCGGGTGACGCCCTGGATGGGGAAGAACTGCGCATAGCCCATCAGCTCGCCGTCCTCCGGGTCGACCACGGCTGCATACTGCTCCTGCCTGAGCTTGGGATCGCCGATCTCGATTTCCAGCTTTCTGAGCACTTCCCAAGGATCGTTATTGTAGACGTCATAGGGGGGCTCGAAGCGCCAGCCGCATACTTCCTCGGCATGCCGCTCCGTCATGGGCACGACCTGCCAGCCCAGCCCGCCGTCGGGTTTATTCGTCATATAAGGGTTCACTCCTTCGGCCGTGATAACGGTTGCCCAGCATGGCCATTATACCATTCCCGATTGCTCTCATGATATGATGGGGAGACAACAGGAACTCATCATGTCAAACTTGCACCTGAGGGAGCTGCGATGCGAAAACTGATTTTGCTAGGTTGCCTGTCCTATTTCGTCATAGGGCTTGCCCATGTCGTCGCCGGGGCGCTGCTGGAGCCGGTCATGAAGGAGTATGCGCTTGACTACAGCTCGGCAGGGCAATGGATCACCAACCAATTCATCGGGTTTCTGATCGGCGTTCTGGCGGCGCCGGCTCTCTCCTCGCGGATCGGCCGCAGGAGCACGCTGGTGCTCGCTATGGGAGCGCTGACAATTGCCGAAGCGGTGTACAGCACGCTGCCGCCTTGGGATATCATTCTGCTGGTCGCGCCGGTGGCCGGGTTCGGCTTCGGCATGACAGAGGCCGTCGTAGGCGCGCTGATCATGGACGTATTCGTCAAAGGCAAAGCTTCCGCAATGGGCTGGCTCGAAGTCTGCTTCGGCGTCGGAGCGCTCGTAATGCCCGGAGTGGCTTCCTTGCTCATCCAGGGCGGAATCTGGCCCATGAGCTTCCCGGTGCTCACCGCGCTGGCGGGCATCTGCCTCCTGCTCTGGATGACGCTGTCGTTCGGGGAGGCGGAAGAGGCGGTGGCCTATGTTCCGCGCCGGCCCGTTCTCCTTGAAGGCTCGTCTGGCGAAGCGCCTGCGCCGGGCCTGGATGGTCCGGTCATGGTCAAGCAGAGGACGGATGGCGAAGACGCCGGAGAAAAGGGCGCCGTGCCCGCCGGAACTGCAGGTGAAGACGGAGGGCTTGCCGGAGAAAGGCTGGCTTCTTCCGCTGAGCCTGCTGCCGGTTCCGGCAGAGGTACGGCTGTTATGGCCGATGCAAGAGGGGAGAGCGGGCATCCAGGCCA encodes:
- a CDS encoding MFS transporter; this translates as MRKLILLGCLSYFVIGLAHVVAGALLEPVMKEYALDYSSAGQWITNQFIGFLIGVLAAPALSSRIGRRSTLVLAMGALTIAEAVYSTLPPWDIILLVAPVAGFGFGMTEAVVGALIMDVFVKGKASAMGWLEVCFGVGALVMPGVASLLIQGGIWPMSFPVLTALAGICLLLWMTLSFGEAEEAVAYVPRRPVLLEGSSGEAPAPGLDGPVMVKQRTDGEDAGEKGAVPAGTAGEDGGLAGERLASSAEPAAGSGRGTAVMADARGESGHPGHGAAAARQGLAEPAGSIAGSSPEPADRPVRPRYARGSMPLLMAGMLFFFLYVGMEMVFANYLPSVMTAQAGLKEAEASAVLSLFWGTMVAGRLFIGAATKAAGYRTYLLASVGASLVSLVLMSGVSESGLSWMLVLVALAGLFMAGIFAVALIYVNEKLPGMTDRTTSLMVACGGLGGALFPKLAGWILDAYDWHVLLQMTAAMAAMLLVLLLALLAMRGGERKSGEASAAAE
- a CDS encoding EAL domain-containing protein gives rise to the protein MTMDSSERPEADQPSRPQNPRAYYQPILALDTRIVTGYEVLGRDCGAFGARSLGAYFSHPGVSEEAKRELDAFIREQAVQEHGRMRRTEKLFINLQPGWLSGCSSGSVDSSVLHMLKLLERWAVDPALICIEVTEEDFDGEIECLVGAVREFRRAGCSIAVDDVGSRFSNLDRIAHIQPDMLKVDMNMVSRSAHHEGFHGVLRSLSAIADGIGASLLMEGVETRQDLQRAISAGARYVQGYLFSGAEAAFGSRDRYKRLLDSELLETKRKQAGEESGRWKQAEELACEAERLLRDSGGEGGEEAFLAPLLRKLDAGCIRAYLCRSDGIQLSANYQRTEGGWIQEERYRGSDWSWRPYFVYSSVELLSGRRFAISRPYTDLDRNGRVRTVSLPAGPDMFLLVDVREDELG
- the motA gene encoding flagellar motor stator protein MotA, which translates into the protein MEKSTFIGIVLGFAAVLVGMVLKGAPLHNLANPAAFMIIIVGTAAALFIGFPMSEIAKFPTLLKLVFFSPKLLSRQNLIGMFADWASVTRREGLLALETKVEDIEDPFLKNGMRMIIDGNDQDFVREVLLEDIAATEDRHKAGALIFTQAGTYAPTLGVLGAVVGLIAALSDMSDMEKLAHAIAGAFIATLLGIFTGYVLWHPIANKLKRISKREIQLKLMMVEGLLSIQSGVSTIAINQKLSVYLTPKERIQMQESKEGKLIEQET
- a CDS encoding GNAT family N-acetyltransferase, producing MTNKPDGGLGWQVVPMTERHAEEVCGWRFEPPYDVYNNDPWEVLRKLEIEIGDPKLRQEQYAAVVDPEDGELMGYAQFFPIQGVTRLGLAMRPDLCGDGLGPAFVSLLVQEAKRRKPGDEIDLEVLIWNRRAKRAYEKAGFRLTDTYERGTPEGPKMFHCMVYKGR
- the rluF gene encoding 23S rRNA pseudouridine(2604) synthase RluF; protein product: MRINKWISETGFCSRREADKLVEGGQVTINGALAVLGSQVQDGDEVRVKDELVSVHRGHVYLALNKPVGITSTTESHIEGNIVDFVGHKERIFPIGRLDKDSEGLILLTNDGDIVNRILRAEGRHEKEYVVTIDQPVTPMFLKGMSEGVRILGSMTLPCKVTKVGERTFRIILTEGKNRQIRRMCSAFGYKVRRLQRLRIMNIQLGSLPVGKWRDLSREELQQLFSDLDYEPASPAGSRS
- the motB gene encoding flagellar motor protein MotB yields the protein MSKKHKHDDHEEHVDESWLIPYADLLTLLLALFIVLYASSSVDAKKFEQMSRAFNIALSGGNGVLESYKSIDAQAMVSDKKEKEQGQSSSQSTQDSQSLDKAMQELMRKEQEDLEKLKRQVDKYIKDNGLSTQLETKLNQSRLMITISDRALFPSGSAAVKPESRKLGTFIGGMLQKYPNYEIMVSGHTDNQPINNSEFSSNWDLSTMRAVRFMDVLLLNSNLDPKRFSAVGYGEYKPLATNDTDVGRAKNRRVEVSIIRNYAEPSAKSEVSEVFK